A stretch of DNA from candidate division KSB1 bacterium:
GCTGGAGTGCGGAAATGCAAATTCCTTTTTCACAGCTTCGGTTCAAAAATCAGGATGAGCAGATTTGGGGTGTGAACATAAACCGCTGGATTCCAAATACAAACGAAGATCTCTACTGGGTTTTGATTCCAAAGGATGACACCGGCTGGTCGTCAAAGTTTGGCAACCTGGTGGGAATTAGTGGTATTCAGCCATCAAGAAGAATCGAGCTGCTTCCTTACAGTGCGAGCAGCGCAAGATACACCAGCGACACCGACCCGCTCGATCCTTTTAACGACGGCAGTAAATACGATTCCCGCGTTGGCCTGGATTTGAAGATGGGACTCGGCTCGAACCTGACCCTGGATGCCACCGTGAATCCAGATTTTGGTCAGGTAGAAGCAGATCCCGCTGTGGTCAATCTTTCCGCTTTCGAAACCTTTTTCAGAGAAAGACGCACGTTTTTCATCGAAGGTCGTCAATTATTTGACAATAACGGGCCGACTTTTTTTTATTCCAGAAGGATCGGCGCCCGGCCGCACGGTTCAGCGGAAGCTGATTTTCTTGATAATCCTGATAACACTACCATCATCGGGGCGGCAAAAATCACCGGGCGGCTGAATTCCGGACTTTCAATTGGCGTGCTGTCGGCAGTTACCTCCACAGAACATGCCGATACCTTTACTGCCGCTACCGACTCGACTGCAGAAATTCGCGGCAAAACAAAAGTTGAACCGCTGAATGGTTTTGGCGTCGTGCGTCTGCAGCAGGAGTTCGGCGCTTCGCAATCTACTGTCGGGTTGATGTTAACCGGGGTAAAGCGGGATGTCTCAAACGGCTCTGCTCTGGCTGAGATTTTAAATAAACAAGCCTATACCGGTAATTTTGATTGGAATCTCCGTTTTCAAGGCGGCAAGTATGTGCTCTCCGGTTACGCCGGATTTTCACACATTAACGGAGATCCGCTGGCCATTGTTGGAGCACAGCGCTCCAGTGCACGCTACTACCAAAGACCGGATGCGACACACGTTCGCCTCGATTCAGCAAGGACATCTTTATCGGGCTACGCCGCTTCTGTCAGATTTAACAAAAATAGCGGTGAACACTGGCTTTGGGGCACCGGCATCTCAACTGAGTCCCCGGCATTTGAATTGAATGACGCCGGCATTCTTTCCGGTGCCGATGGAGTCGGAAGTT
This window harbors:
- a CDS encoding carbohydrate binding family 9 domain-containing protein, with product MKLNVLIFSILLMTSIFSQSYAGDDDPSKNRKQIKANKINPDPPRLDGFLDDEVWQHAEFTSEFFQKDPNEGEPAMHKTEVGFMYDESSLYIAARMYFENPDEIHAYVTRRDKAGNSARIIISLDTYLDRRTAYTFGLTAGGSRFDYYHPSDHERRRESSFDPVWEGKVQMTDYGWSAEMQIPFSQLRFKNQDEQIWGVNINRWIPNTNEDLYWVLIPKDDTGWSSKFGNLVGISGIQPSRRIELLPYSASSARYTSDTDPLDPFNDGSKYDSRVGLDLKMGLGSNLTLDATVNPDFGQVEADPAVVNLSAFETFFRERRTFFIEGRQLFDNNGPTFFYSRRIGARPHGSAEADFLDNPDNTTIIGAAKITGRLNSGLSIGVLSAVTSTEHADTFTAATDSTAEIRGKTKVEPLNGFGVVRLQQEFGASQSTVGLMLTGVKRDVSNGSALAEILNKQAYTGNFDWNLRFQGGKYVLSGYAGFSHINGDPLAIVGAQRSSARYYQRPDATHVRLDSARTSLSGYAASVRFNKNSGEHWLWGTGISTESPAFELNDAGILSGADGVGSSGFLTYRETKPGKLFRDYSFDFSAFAEWNFEGIRTFGILDFFFNSTFKNFWNTSLHYHYLPQNQSWTATRGGPLMATASNHHVMTRISNNRASNFNWRTRVSYIWNDLDGFDFSTSARFSFKPTDALELSLEPEYERERTARQYFDEFGNGRDVTFGQRYVFSAIDRSTLSTQIRLNYAI